CAAATGGATCTAAAAAAAATGGAGACAATAATAGAGTGAATATATCATAGAATATTCTATCACGAACTGTCAAAGCGCGCTTAGTCAATCGTTAGTCTCCAGCTCAAAGCTGACTAGTATAATCACGTTGTTGCTGACATTACTTCTATTTAATAAAGATAAGGAAGTTATTTTCGATTGAGCTTTGGCAAACAgttttaaaatggaaaaaagatTTGTTTAAATtgttcattttttatttgtttttcatttGGTGTGTCATATTTGTATAAGTCGAAGTACATCtaagatttaaaatttatgatcttttatcataatctcaaattatattaaataaatttataattaaatattttataatattttttaaatatttatacgATTATGATGAAAAGCTATTAGATTCTTGGAAATTCATACCTAAAAACATAAGCTTTGGGTACACTCATGTGTATTAAAAAGGACAGCTCGGTGCACTAAAACTTTCGCTATGCGTAGGATCCGAAAAAGGatctgaccacaagggtctattgtacgcggcctaaattcatatgtattgggCCGACTATATTCATTGTATGGCTGAAAATCCCATATTAATTGAGAGCAAAATTACATAATAAGttgtaaattaaattatacaaaAGAGGCGTGTAAAGTAACAAATGCTTCTGTTAATTGAAAAATTAGTAACATAACCATCGTTTgtccaaaataaaaaagtaatagCATTTTTGGTCCTTCGATTATGGGTAAATTATCATTTTGGTActtatgatattgatttttaacacatttaacctttatttcgattaattaaaatatatgctTTTGATCccattatataaaaaatatgttatATTTAGATTATTTAGCACATTATCCTCAAATATGCGATAACAATACAAATTTGATATAACATATGGATAAATTAAGTGGTAAAACTATTACTATTAGGGAAAAAGGCtacttttaattataatttgggGAACATCtttttatactaaaaatatgttaattgaaccttttaaattttaaattcagtGTATTGCACAAACAAAAAAGTACTAAATAGTTGAGTGACAGAACAAACACCTTGGCACTAGGAATGGGTTCCAAATTAGTATTACAAATCCAGAAAATCTCTCTTGAAAATTATCAATTAATTCTAATTCATGTTCCTAGAAAAAATAACCCTCTTTTATTTCTCTCCTTTCAACATATCTACAGTAAAAGTAAAACAGTAAAAACTGGTAATTtgtaaaacaaacaaacaaacaaaatccTTCTTTTGAAGTGAATTTGTACTTCCTTTTTCAGAGATCTCATAttcaaattatagaaaaaaatttgaCTAAAGAGTATTTCATTCTTTAATACATCTTATACGACGTGAATTAAGATTAATATAGATATCGAATACTGAGCGAAAGCAAATGAACTAGATGCATAAATCTTTTAGTCAAAGTTCCACCCAATGGCATAGCCATATGTAACGACGAGTGGGCGGTCGAACACCtttggaatatatatatatatatatatatatatatatatatatataaaataatattatattaaatctTAAACATTCTTAATGAAATTTTTGACTTTGCCCCTGTTTCAACcaaacaaaaattagaaaatgTTGCATAGATCTGAAGTTCAGTcactaacatattataaattataagaaaGAGAATCAAATAGATTTATTTGATATCTAAGaagataagaattatgaattatggtttACTTTATGTTTAACTTAATGATGCATCACATTCTTTTGTCTCGTTTAAACTTTTGAGTCACTattgaaacttgaaaaatacaaggaactttcttttttaaaaataaaataaaataaagaagaggACAAGTGGACATGTTCATTGAACCTTTCATCttcacataaaaaaaaaaaccttaattATTGTCCCCAAACGTTATaacgaagaaaaaaaagagtaaaaaatataactttaaaagATGGATAATAAAGTGGTTTTTTGGTCCGTTGAAATCCATTAGGATGTAAAATTGAAAGGACTCCTCTCGTTTTTCATTAGAGatttcgaattcaaattttgaatgtgAAATTGCTTTTGTTAAAGGAGTGTGTTTTATTGCTAATATGGGAGCcattgttattgatattgggtcgTAGCCCTTCGtcgaaaattatattatattaaaaaattagggATTGATTTAATTAGACAAGACATGTCATACCTTAGTTTACTAAAGGACGATGTGATCCTAAATAAGATAATATGAAAGTCAATgattaggatagaaggttagtagatAATCGTCAAACGCTGGGGCGGAGCTAGAAGGTCAATgattaggatagaaggttagtagatAATCGCCAAACGCTGGGGCGGAGCTAGAAGGTTAACTACGAATTTGGTCGAACCCAATAGTTTTAGTCAAACTACTGTATTTGTGTTAAGAAATTCACTAACTATGTACAAAAATTAAACTCGGGATCTAGTTACTAGAAGTGGCGGAACCACATACACTTGAGGGGTGTTAATCGAAACTCGTTTGTTAGAAAATTACGTTGTTTAGCTAGgtaaaaaaatttctttatatatatatatatatatattacatattgACATCTCTTGGCTTCTACGCGATTTTACTTCTTAAATTTTGACACTACTCGCCACTGGTTACTAGCATCAAATATCGATATCATAGAATTTTGAACCTAGAAAGTTCAAATCCTAATTCCGTCTCTGATCACTAGAGCATTGTCCGATTTTCTTTATCAATATTTTTACTATCATTAATCTCCTGTTATTTTGTTCTtcgattttaattatttatcgttattttttagttattctattattttttattgatacCGACCGTTCTTATCTTCATTATTTTCGTCAtggatttttaattattatattttcttttcataccTACTTTAAAATGTTTTATTTGAATCAATAATCTATTTGAAACAGTCTTCCTATGTTCATAAGGTAAAAGTTAGATCTGCTTACACAATATTTCACTAGATCCCATtaaatatattgttattgttgtatataAAAAACTTATATAGATGTATCAAACTTTGAATATTCTTAGCGAACTTTTTGATTTCACACGTGGTTATTAGTTCGATGAAGCTCAATATATTGTTGTTCAAACTTTATATTTAcattaacaacaataacaatccagtgaattatatttacattaacatatacaaataatttatttaaaatacaataaataaaaatgattatgatcaaaatcaataaattaaatttgtaaTTCCACCAAAAgtttatacaaattttgaagttgCAAAGAGACAAAAGGGCTCTTACTTGTCGGTTCACTTCCCTTAGACCGTTGAGGGTGGCTTTGAGTCAGACCTTTGTCTCTTTTTCacctttataatttttatttctttttcaatgTTCAAATTTAACTAATTTCAAATTCGAATTAATTTTTTCGTTTCCTTTTTCTCTTGGTAGGGTTAAATTTATTAGAGCACGCCTACACTCGCTTGTTATCGAATGGAACAATAGTTGGCTACAAAGAGAGTTTAGGTAGGCAAATAGAAAAATAGATAGTTAAGATATGAAACTCTCGGTACAAGTGATAATTTATATGTGTGTTTGATGATTAGCTCAAAACGTTTTGATAGTTATACAAaatgtatctctttccttctacaGAAAAAGAATATGTGAAAATACAGAAAAAGTACATAACAAATGAAACAAAAGAGTCTTCCTATTTCGTTGATATAAGTCTTCTCATGGATCAATTTGGACTATTGGATACCCCTACTTGACCTATAATTAGAGGCCTCAAGTCCGAGCTTTGAGGGGGCATTTCAACCCCATTGTGGAACTTTCTAATGTGAATTGAGATTTAGTCGGGCTCCAACTGTGGATACCAGACACCGATTTGAGAAACTACTCAAGCTAGAATATGCCACACTTCTAATTAATGACTTGAATGAACTTGGCAGAAAAAGTTTTATCATTGCAGAAATATGAAAGTTACATGTAATACCAAAAATTGGCACACACAAAGAATGCTATACCAACTATACAGTGGTCATATATTCAAAGTACAAAAAGAATTTTATACGGATTTTTTCAAAGATCATATATCCAAGAAATTGAATTGTGTCTAGGTCCAACTATCTGGTGTTTGGAGCTAACATGTCCTGCAAGTTCATTGGGTAGCACATAGGTGTATGAAGGCTGGACCAGATGTTGTCAGCGAGGATAGCGTTCACAGAATCAGTTGGATGAAATTGATCCCACCAGATGTGGCTAGAGGCGTTATTGCACGCCATTTCAGGGGAAACACACATGATCCAGCCTTTATATTCGCCTAAACCACAGCAAGCCTCATCTGTCACATTGAAACCTAtaatgaaaattgaaaaaaatgttagatttGATCTTCTCACGTTACATGACCtgtcaaataaatttttatagaTCCTATGGATCGCCTCACCATAACGGTCGTGATTCTGAATAATGTCCATTGAGCCTTCAAATGCATCACAGAATATGATAGTGGCATCAACAAGCTCCTCATTGAGTTCAGACACCATATATCTCACAGCAAAGTTGAACTCCAATATCATGTCATTTATGTTCTCGACACACTCCCCGTTCTTGCTACTGTATAGCCATAAGTAGTAAGGTGCACAGCCTATAGGAGCCAGTCCCATTACAACCACTTTTCTTACCTTGTCATTGTACAAGTTCTTAATCTCCTGTTTTATCGTCTGTGCTAAAAACTGGTTGAAACTCCACGGCAGGTAAACAGATTGAACATTTGATGCATTTAGGAGATAGTAATGAATGTAGTCATTACTCCCTATCGAAATGTAGAACAAAGAATTAGATATCAGATCAGTTGTTGCATCCTCACCAATAGTCACTATAAACTGCTGAATAGTGTCAGTAACCTGCTCTATTTGCTGTGCAAGTGAGATGTGCTGACCCTGCATAAACACTAATCTAGTTTAATTACTACAAAAATTAATAACCATAAAATGCAGTAGGACAAAATAGATTCATATACGATGAAACTATTACCAATTCTGAGCCACTTGAGAAGATAATACCAGCACCAGCAGAAGCATAATTAACCCCAAGAATCATTTCTTCAATTGAACCAGCCTGCCCTAGGTAACTAGGCACAAATGGTAACCCCAGACGCAATGCTGATATAATCAAATGCACAAGAAACAATGAATGGAAAATCAGCATTCTTTAACCAAATGATCCTAAGaaaaagaattcaagaattcatcATCGAATTCCACAAAACCAGTAAGAAACTTTTGAGGTTGAATAGGATAAAAGACAAGAAATTAACAGCAAAAGATCCATACGCCGTTTCATTGAAAGTCGAATCATTTTTTTCTCACTGACAATTAATCAAACGCCTATCAGTCTcacatctcaaaactcaatccaaAAATCAACAATTAAGAAAATTCATCACTGAATTCCACAAAATTAGTACAAATTTTTGCGCTTGAATAGGATAACAAGACAAGATATTAAAAGCAAAAGATCCATAAACCATTTCATTGAAAgttcaatcttttttttttctcacagACAATTAATCAAACACGTAGCAGTCTCAAATCTCaaatttcaaaactcaaaactcaaGCCAAATTTTTTTCCCCACAAATTTCACTACCCAATTGAGAAAATTACCTAGATAATCGACAGGGATTCTTCCATTGCAGAATCGTCCAGTAGGTTGATGAGTATCAAAATCACGACCATAAGGAAGCCTATCAGCTCGAGCAAAAGTCCCAAGAAAATTATTCGTACCACAATCAACTGACGAATCACCAATAATGAACAAAGCCGGAACAAGAGGAGCTGTAGGACGAAAAATTGGAGACGAAGAGATAGGAAAAGACGGGGTTAATGACGAAAAATCCAACGCAGAATCATGGGTTATGAGATCTTGAGGGTAAATGAGAGCTTTAGCTTCTGGGAATACgaaaaaaatgaagatgaaCAGAATCTTGATTACTGAGAAATCCATGGCGGATACAGAGAGTGAGTGAGGAAAAAATTAACTGCTTTTGGAGGGAGCTATAACTAACTTGAAGAAAATGATGTAAATTGAAAATCCCTAAATTGCCCCGTTAGTTTTcttttcccaaattgcccttatATTATAGTTGcacaacaaaaaaaatgtaatacttgttataaaacaaactaacttAACAAATTGTTCGCAATAAATTTTTGtggtgctgaaaattaactgcaatcaaaataaataaaagaaaaaactaattttattgatgattttttttagtaCCATTCCGTTGTTCTCTTGATTCTTCTCTCCTAATATATTTTCGTAATTCGAGGACCGATAGTAGCTTATTTCTCGAATGTAAGAGGATGTAGAGTTCCTTGAGATATGTTTAATCTTTGGGAACGTCGAAAAGCACTTCGTCGTTTCAAGTCGATCTCCAGGCAAATACACCCTCCATTCCATTTTAATTGTCCACTTTTTATTTTACACAACTCTTAAAAGTATAAATAATATAGATAATTTTACTAATATACCCAGAATTCACCATACatgtaagaaaataaaaatgacccttataataatttatacttGTGATAGTACCCCTAAGTATCCGCGGGATTAATACGTGtagcctcggcatgatccacgaaAATCCATTTGAGATCCGCAAAAAAGCCAAATGATTAATATCTGCGAGATAGTTAACCTCGAGTACATAATCTGATGTAATACAAGGACTGGCAGATAAAAGAACCATCTCTACGCAGGTCCAGATCACTTCTTTCTTCAAATGGACTATTAAGTTTTCTCGTGAAGGAAGCTGAATTTGAGTATGAGACAACGGATGCAACAAGTCATCTCTCCGGTATTATTTTCCATGGTGCAGAGCCATCCCTCCGATGGAACGATCGTCCACTACAAGAgaaggtatatattgctacaaaaTACGTTGTAGCTAGATATGAAATTTTTCGTGGCTAAACACTTTAGCTACAATATTTTTTTCCGTAGCATTTGTAGCAAGATGTAACGTGTCTAAGTGTTAGCTACAAACTTTAAATGATCCGTGATTAAgaatttatatttattgatacaaaaaaattattattgtgtcgcaaacaaaatgctcctaaatgcctTTAAAGCACCACCGGGTCGTTACAGAGCATTATATTTGTGACACAACAGcaattaggagcattttatttgtgaaaaaACAACAATTAGATGATTtcgccagtttttcgtgtatgctagcccatggatattttaggtgccggggatacgggtcaaattttcttggattcttccatagtagcatccgtaacgacctggagaatgacttcagtagccccgacagtgctttagaggggtttagaagcattttattggcgacgcaatagaaattaggcgattttgccagttattcgtgtgttagctcacagactttttaggtgccggaggtccggattgaattttctgGGATTCTtgcataatagcgtccgtagtgacctgggaaatgactacAATAGCCCTAACAACGCTTTACAGGGAtttaagatcattttatttgtgacacaataggaattaagcgattatgcaagtttttcgtgtgtgttagcctacggattttttaggtgtcaggggtccaggtcaaatttttttggattcttacataatAGCTTCCGTAACaacttggagaacgactccagtagtcccgacggtgctttataggggtttaagagcattttatttgcgacgcaacaagaattaagctattttgccagtttttcgaaTATGTTGCCCACAGAGTTTTTCGGTGCAGGGGGtcagggtcaaattttcttggattcttccatagtagcatcgaTGGctctttagaggagtttaggagcattttatttgtgatgcaACAagtattaggcgattttgaccTAGAACCCcaatacctaaaaaatccgtgggcta
The genomic region above belongs to Solanum dulcamara chromosome 5, daSolDulc1.2, whole genome shotgun sequence and contains:
- the LOC129888611 gene encoding GDSL esterase/lipase At1g71691, which translates into the protein MDFSVIKILFIFIFFVFPEAKALIYPQDLITHDSALDFSSLTPSFPISSSPIFRPTAPLVPALFIIGDSSVDCGTNNFLGTFARADRLPYGRDFDTHQPTGRFCNGRIPVDYLALRLGLPFVPSYLGQAGSIEEMILGVNYASAGAGIIFSSGSELGQHISLAQQIEQVTDTIQQFIVTIGEDATTDLISNSLFYISIGSNDYIHYYLLNASNVQSVYLPWSFNQFLAQTIKQEIKNLYNDKVRKVVVMGLAPIGCAPYYLWLYSSKNGECVENINDMILEFNFAVRYMVSELNEELVDATIIFCDAFEGSMDIIQNHDRYGFNVTDEACCGLGEYKGWIMCVSPEMACNNASSHIWWDQFHPTDSVNAILADNIWSSLHTPMCYPMNLQDMLAPNTR